Proteins from one Orenia marismortui DSM 5156 genomic window:
- a CDS encoding PP2C family protein-serine/threonine phosphatase, whose translation MLFKSLFKLFHMLFINTTLVIVRFFVRDYVKKPEISIGNAQDIGSRNKQEDSFTTIRNENGILGVLADGMGGLSSGKEASNLVTETFLEEFSMTYYLESINKFLINTTYISNNKVLEIAQGRNLGTTLVGAVIRGDLLYWISVGDSHIYLYRDNELYLLNEDHIYANKLKVAYKAGEISREEAFNHAKGDRLTSYLGYEDFHEIDYSVSPIELQKKDKIILCSDGIYKNLSEIELEESLAKKLHPMQTAELILEDVLEKEIINQDNATIIVLEKNK comes from the coding sequence ATGCTTTTTAAAAGTTTATTTAAACTTTTTCATATGCTATTTATTAATACTACATTAGTAATAGTGAGGTTTTTTGTTCGTGATTATGTAAAAAAGCCTGAGATATCAATAGGTAATGCTCAGGATATAGGAAGTAGAAACAAGCAAGAGGATTCTTTTACAACAATAAGAAATGAAAATGGGATTTTAGGAGTTTTAGCAGATGGGATGGGAGGATTATCATCTGGGAAGGAAGCAAGTAACTTAGTAACAGAGACTTTTTTAGAAGAATTCTCTATGACTTACTACCTAGAATCAATTAATAAATTTCTAATAAATACTACTTATATAAGTAACAATAAAGTACTAGAGATTGCTCAAGGTAGGAATTTAGGAACCACCCTTGTGGGAGCAGTAATTAGAGGTGACCTGTTATATTGGATATCAGTTGGTGATAGTCATATCTATTTATATCGGGATAATGAATTATACCTATTAAATGAGGACCATATATATGCGAACAAATTAAAAGTAGCCTATAAAGCTGGAGAGATAAGTCGTGAAGAGGCATTTAACCATGCTAAAGGTGATAGATTAACAAGTTATCTAGGATATGAAGACTTTCATGAGATTGATTATAGTGTATCACCAATAGAATTACAAAAGAAGGATAAGATTATCTTATGTAGTGATGGTATCTATAAAAACTTATCAGAGATTGAATTAGAAGAGTCTCTTGCTAAGAAGTTACATCCAATGCAAACAGCTGAATTAATTTTGGAAGATGTGTTGGAAAAAGAGATTATAAATCAGGATAATGCTACTATTATTGTATTAGAGAAGAATAAGTAG
- a CDS encoding FHA domain-containing protein, with the protein MKMERCANGHLYNPKKYKECPYCDEVVLENNQSSKPKRKPKRQKSSTISDTNQNGVKTLAYWDDQDGINPVVGWLVCIDGVERGKDYKIVSEKNFIGRSEEMHIHIVGDNNISRRNHAVISYNPKQRNFIIIPGAETTGIIYVNEEAVYSPTELSPYDVIEMGESKFIFIPLCGQHFEWENDL; encoded by the coding sequence ATGAAGATGGAAAGATGTGCAAATGGACATTTATATAATCCTAAAAAATATAAGGAGTGCCCTTATTGTGATGAGGTGGTTTTAGAGAATAATCAAAGTTCTAAACCCAAAAGAAAGCCAAAGAGGCAGAAGTCATCTACAATTTCAGATACTAATCAAAATGGTGTTAAAACCTTAGCTTATTGGGATGATCAAGATGGTATAAATCCTGTAGTAGGCTGGCTTGTTTGTATAGATGGTGTAGAGAGAGGAAAAGATTATAAGATCGTAAGTGAGAAGAATTTTATAGGTCGTTCAGAAGAGATGCATATACATATAGTTGGAGATAATAATATTTCTCGTAGAAATCATGCAGTAATCAGTTATAATCCTAAACAGAGAAACTTTATTATAATTCCAGGAGCTGAAACTACGGGAATAATATATGTTAATGAAGAAGCAGTTTATTCTCCTACAGAGCTTTCACCTTATGATGTGATTGAGATGGGAGAGAGTAAATTTATCTTTATTCCATTATGTGGGCAGCATTTTGAATGGGAAAATGATTTATAA
- a CDS encoding FHA domain-containing protein codes for MSKVVSFLSKILNLINLPKHIKNIFLKRKIRKYTANNNDNSNIILKIFNWLIIITVLSSIVYLNLTYKISRGLLIGEVSLGIIICAFLLWKKRKGKKAQTKDPQIKKILLKDQNQNIINTWELRNEVSILIGKKTRINQVDIDLSETIYSSLISRQHGVLNKAGNKWYFEDIGSSNGSGIRRRNDSKKIRLAEGSPYQLYSGDILYIANTKLFVQ; via the coding sequence ATGAGTAAAGTTGTATCTTTTCTTTCTAAGATATTAAATTTAATTAATTTACCTAAGCACATTAAAAATATTTTTTTAAAAAGAAAAATAAGGAAATACACAGCTAATAATAATGATAATAGCAATATTATTTTGAAGATATTTAATTGGCTGATAATAATAACTGTATTATCAAGTATAGTATATTTAAATCTCACTTATAAGATTTCTAGGGGGTTATTGATAGGTGAGGTGAGCTTGGGGATTATTATCTGTGCTTTTTTATTATGGAAGAAGAGAAAGGGTAAAAAAGCACAGACCAAAGATCCACAAATTAAAAAAATATTATTAAAAGATCAAAATCAAAATATTATTAATACTTGGGAGCTGCGCAATGAAGTTTCTATATTAATTGGAAAGAAGACTAGAATAAATCAAGTCGATATCGATCTATCAGAGACAATTTACTCTTCTTTAATCAGTAGGCAGCATGGAGTATTAAATAAGGCGGGAAATAAATGGTATTTTGAGGATATAGGTTCATCTAATGGGAGTGGTATTAGAAGAAGAAATGATTCTAAAAAAATTAGATTAGCTGAAGGAAGTCCTTATCAGTTATATTCAGGAGATATTTTATATATAGCCAATACTAAATTATTTGTTCAATAA
- a CDS encoding DnaJ domain-containing protein translates to MEDYYKILGVNQDADSSKIKKAYRKLALKYHPDRNSGDKNAEKRFKKISKAYEVLSDKQSRKEYDTKLNAEFKQSTRRKAKQRSKTRRENKFSQGEFKDFEKQFASFFGFDPKTKEKVKSDKDNKSSMNTDDLFKHYFGVNNKNN, encoded by the coding sequence ATGGAAGATTATTATAAAATTTTAGGGGTTAATCAAGATGCTGATTCTTCTAAGATAAAGAAAGCATATAGGAAGTTAGCATTGAAATATCATCCTGATAGAAATTCTGGTGATAAGAATGCAGAAAAGAGATTTAAAAAGATTAGTAAAGCCTATGAGGTTTTAAGTGATAAACAAAGTAGAAAAGAATATGACACTAAGTTAAATGCAGAATTTAAACAAAGCACTAGAAGAAAAGCTAAGCAAAGAAGTAAAACAAGAAGAGAAAATAAATTTAGTCAAGGTGAGTTTAAAGATTTTGAAAAGCAGTTTGCAAGTTTTTTTGGTTTTGACCCAAAAACTAAAGAGAAAGTAAAGTCAGATAAAGATAATAAGAGTTCAATGAATACCGATGATTTATTTAAGCATTATTTTGGTGTTAATAATAAGAATAATTAG
- a CDS encoding Hsp70 family protein: protein MKSYKLNPGMIKDKTRKFSRSELMEMSTYKLRNICRKYKIIKAYQSFYDKKKLIDAILKYRGVEESYLIDKAKAEGFERMQEILNENLVTELKSLDKIKIPAKITIYKEVGINKEDMYKVIAENEIEESNALLVNGRNYLCGIFNLKKDKNNDNEYYLVANKENLRLGGLKNKNYSLLFFKKSYSEYLYKSYYADNKLPPMNLEYYKVAIIDFKIKNLEETKEVLCIDFGTSNTTAGAYLDNNYVSSPSNNDILNKKIKINDINFVKFPFITSKEERWIEMTPTIAYVLDCSKPKDIKFLFGHKAKYRMKKNDYTSNASVFQSIKRWVNTYQQKEEVYDESGNIAKITRGEIIKAYINHVIKTAEHQFKCKFKNIHISSPVKLKSQFITMFQEIIPEYNLEVKDLLDEGISVLYNTIAKQIEQRSFYDGEEYKALVIDCGGGTTDLSSCCFRIEEGDISYKVDIKTGFENGDTNFGGNNITYRIMQFMKIVFANYYQNDGAIIDIDKLIDIPSVDLFRYVDELGINNIYEILEERYSEVERIIPTRYKEYENKTSIEYQKVKNNFYFLWEIAENMKKEFFKKTNILRNKFDSTEFRDVDSDLHITSLNKWSISIYKDGFLETINQFPDVVFNIKEITKLIKADIYEIVRKFLEKFYESRELMDYSIIKLTGQSCKIDIFKEALKEFVPGRSIEFKQKQKDDENSLNLKLSCLRGVIKYMKSKKIGDIEVNIENEAPVIPYSISADTFTGREKVIIDTQERINQAKGNISKPISTEEIKFYLKSEEGILKKEYRYENDLSTYQPIMVEEIINEYQDKISQEDTDTIRNGELKFFLFTDDNNWGFFVLAICRREEQLYVGEKKYFTFEDDLSNLDFFDGLK, encoded by the coding sequence ATGAAATCTTATAAGTTGAATCCTGGAATGATTAAAGATAAAACAAGAAAGTTTAGTAGAAGTGAATTAATGGAGATGTCTACTTATAAACTAAGAAATATCTGCCGTAAATACAAGATTATCAAAGCATATCAAAGCTTTTATGATAAGAAGAAATTAATTGATGCCATACTTAAATATCGAGGTGTAGAAGAGTCTTACTTAATTGATAAAGCTAAGGCAGAGGGCTTTGAAAGAATGCAAGAAATCTTAAATGAAAATTTAGTTACTGAATTAAAATCATTAGATAAGATAAAGATTCCTGCTAAGATAACGATTTATAAAGAAGTAGGAATTAATAAAGAAGATATGTATAAGGTTATTGCAGAGAATGAGATTGAAGAATCAAATGCATTATTAGTTAATGGAAGAAATTATTTATGTGGGATCTTTAATTTAAAGAAAGATAAGAATAATGATAATGAGTATTACTTAGTTGCTAATAAAGAAAATCTAAGGTTGGGAGGGCTAAAGAATAAAAATTATAGTCTACTCTTCTTTAAAAAAAGCTATTCAGAGTACTTGTACAAAAGTTATTATGCAGATAATAAGTTGCCACCGATGAATCTTGAGTATTATAAAGTAGCGATAATAGATTTTAAGATAAAGAATTTAGAGGAAACTAAAGAGGTTTTATGTATTGATTTTGGGACTTCCAATACAACTGCAGGTGCTTATTTAGATAACAATTATGTTTCTAGTCCTTCTAATAATGATATCTTAAATAAAAAAATAAAGATTAATGATATTAATTTTGTTAAGTTTCCTTTTATAACATCTAAAGAAGAAAGATGGATTGAAATGACTCCTACTATAGCTTATGTACTGGATTGCTCTAAGCCCAAAGATATAAAATTCTTATTTGGGCATAAAGCAAAGTATAGAATGAAGAAAAACGATTATACCAGTAATGCTAGTGTATTTCAAAGTATAAAAAGATGGGTAAATACTTATCAACAAAAAGAAGAGGTATATGATGAGTCGGGTAATATAGCAAAAATCACCAGAGGAGAGATTATTAAGGCTTATATAAATCATGTAATCAAGACAGCTGAACATCAGTTCAAGTGTAAATTTAAGAATATACATATCTCTAGTCCAGTAAAGTTAAAGTCTCAATTTATCACAATGTTTCAGGAGATAATTCCAGAGTATAATTTAGAGGTTAAAGATCTTTTAGATGAAGGAATATCAGTGCTTTATAATACAATAGCTAAGCAAATAGAGCAAAGAAGTTTTTATGATGGTGAAGAGTATAAGGCATTAGTTATAGATTGTGGAGGTGGTACAACTGATTTATCTTCTTGCTGTTTTAGGATTGAAGAAGGAGATATTTCATATAAAGTAGATATCAAGACAGGTTTTGAAAATGGAGATACTAACTTTGGAGGAAACAATATAACCTATCGAATAATGCAATTTATGAAGATTGTCTTTGCTAACTATTATCAGAATGATGGAGCTATTATAGATATTGATAAGTTAATAGATATACCAAGTGTTGACCTGTTTAGATATGTTGATGAATTGGGAATAAATAATATTTATGAGATTTTAGAAGAACGCTATAGCGAAGTAGAAAGAATAATACCTACTAGATATAAGGAGTATGAAAATAAGACCAGTATTGAATATCAGAAAGTAAAGAATAATTTTTATTTTCTCTGGGAAATAGCTGAAAATATGAAGAAAGAGTTCTTTAAAAAGACCAATATCCTAAGAAATAAATTTGATTCTACAGAGTTTAGAGATGTGGATAGTGACTTACATATTACTTCTTTAAATAAATGGAGTATTTCAATCTATAAAGATGGATTCTTAGAAACAATAAATCAATTTCCAGATGTAGTCTTTAATATTAAAGAAATTACCAAACTTATTAAAGCTGATATTTATGAGATAGTTAGAAAGTTTTTAGAGAAGTTCTATGAAAGTAGAGAATTAATGGATTATTCAATCATAAAATTAACTGGTCAATCTTGTAAGATAGATATTTTTAAAGAAGCATTAAAAGAGTTTGTCCCAGGGAGAAGTATAGAATTTAAGCAGAAACAGAAAGATGATGAAAACTCCTTAAATCTTAAACTATCATGTTTAAGAGGAGTAATTAAATATATGAAGTCTAAAAAGATTGGTGATATTGAAGTTAATATCGAAAATGAGGCACCAGTTATTCCATATTCTATCAGTGCTGATACTTTTACTGGTAGAGAGAAGGTAATTATTGATACTCAAGAAAGAATAAATCAAGCTAAAGGTAATATATCTAAGCCTATAAGTACTGAAGAAATTAAGTTTTACTTAAAGAGTGAGGAGGGGATATTAAAGAAGGAGTATAGATATGAAAATGATTTAAGTACTTATCAGCCTATAATGGTAGAAGAAATTATTAATGAATATCAGGATAAGATTTCTCAAGAGGATACAGATACTATTAGAAATGGTGAACTTAAGTTCTTCTTATTTACTGATGATAATAACTGGGGATTTTTTGTCTTAGCAATCTGTCGAAGGGAAGAACAACTCTATGTTGGTGAGAAGAAGTACTTTACCTTTGAGGATGACTTATCTAATTTAGATTTTTTTGATGGCTTGAAATAA
- a CDS encoding contractile injection system protein, VgrG/Pvc8 family, translated as MSAKGQRKSDDLPITYTSKYKIKFDNFEFIALDKFEIKKSIYDHSKVSIAGVISEDNLADYERYLEQQDPKLVITYDNDDSKILFKGIIKNYSFAYKNHDYFLNLEGISYSSLLSKRRNNRIYQNLETTYQEVFDQLMEANSEFNLTFADDSLGTTPLVSADYPVVLQYKESEWDFIRRIASYLNQLVIVDDTKDNSEKINIQVGPHNAPAKELNNVFGAKRKKTARKNIKFNYYKVKGHEHFRSDNIFDVGKKVNYKLSNQSEDTIELIIIKNRIYIANGILSSDLTLLREDEINLAKERRKISIAGRSFRAEVKKVEKNHKAQVQFIDLEDKFDQSKAFYFPIDKPYTNAYFAPEVGDIVDIYFKSKNEKHATLKSSSIDKEEEIENEPADKIIITPGGYKIRINNDSILISAKDDKSLVELQEESITMLSEKNRIKMNKDLIEMKTKKGKVVMDKATTELSFGGKKIEISNSGINMS; from the coding sequence ATGAGTGCTAAAGGCCAAAGAAAAAGTGATGATCTTCCAATAACTTATACTTCAAAATATAAGATTAAATTTGATAATTTTGAATTTATAGCTTTAGATAAATTTGAGATTAAGAAATCTATTTATGATCATAGCAAGGTTAGTATTGCAGGAGTTATTAGTGAGGATAATTTGGCAGATTATGAGAGGTATTTGGAGCAGCAGGATCCGAAATTAGTAATAACTTATGATAATGATGATAGTAAAATATTATTTAAAGGAATAATAAAAAATTATAGTTTTGCTTATAAAAATCATGATTATTTTCTTAATTTAGAAGGGATTTCTTATAGTAGTTTATTATCTAAAAGAAGGAATAATAGAATTTATCAAAACTTAGAAACAACATATCAAGAAGTATTTGATCAGTTAATGGAAGCTAATTCTGAATTCAATTTAACCTTTGCTGATGATAGCTTAGGAACAACTCCTCTAGTATCAGCAGATTATCCTGTAGTTTTGCAGTATAAAGAAAGTGAATGGGATTTTATAAGAAGAATTGCTTCTTATTTAAATCAGCTAGTGATTGTAGATGATACTAAAGATAATTCAGAAAAGATAAATATTCAAGTCGGTCCTCATAATGCTCCTGCTAAAGAATTAAATAATGTATTTGGAGCTAAAAGAAAGAAGACTGCTAGAAAAAATATTAAGTTTAATTATTATAAGGTTAAGGGTCATGAACATTTTAGATCAGATAATATCTTTGATGTAGGCAAAAAAGTAAATTATAAGCTTAGCAATCAAAGTGAAGATACAATAGAGTTGATAATTATAAAGAATAGAATTTATATAGCAAATGGTATCTTATCCTCTGATTTAACCTTGTTAAGAGAAGATGAGATTAATTTAGCGAAAGAAAGAAGAAAAATTTCGATAGCGGGCAGAAGTTTTAGAGCAGAAGTAAAGAAGGTTGAGAAGAATCATAAGGCGCAGGTACAATTTATTGATTTGGAGGATAAGTTTGATCAAAGTAAGGCCTTTTATTTCCCAATAGATAAACCTTATACTAATGCCTATTTTGCTCCAGAGGTGGGAGATATAGTTGATATATATTTTAAAAGTAAGAATGAAAAGCATGCTACTTTAAAGAGTAGTTCCATTGATAAAGAGGAAGAAATAGAAAATGAACCAGCCGATAAGATAATAATTACTCCTGGGGGATATAAGATAAGAATTAATAATGATAGTATCTTAATCTCAGCTAAGGATGATAAGTCATTAGTAGAATTGCAGGAGGAATCAATTACCATGCTAAGTGAGAAGAATAGAATAAAAATGAATAAAGATTTAATTGAGATGAAGACAAAGAAAGGAAAGGTTGTGATGGATAAAGCAACAACTGAACTTAGTTTTGGAGGTAAGAAGATAGAGATTAGTAATAGTGGGATTAATATGAGTTAA
- the trpA gene encoding tryptophan synthase subunit alpha: MGRITKVFSELKDKGRKAFIPFLMAGDPTIELTKDLVLEAERAGANIIELGVPYSTPLADGPTIQKAGKRSLVHKTNLKDILNLVKEIREESEIPLILMGYYNSFYQYGLEKLVKDCEKVGVDGVIIPDMPLGEDQELREFSNNLDIILLVASNSIERRIQQAAENSQGFIYAVSKPGITGAREELSQEVEGVVEKLKKLTDTPVAVGFGISRPEHVSEISKFADGVIVGSAIIKQIEENINLIEDNKDEFLSQIYDFISELTIALK; this comes from the coding sequence TTGGGAAGAATTACTAAGGTGTTTAGTGAATTAAAAGATAAAGGTCGGAAGGCTTTTATTCCTTTTTTAATGGCAGGAGATCCAACTATTGAATTGACTAAAGATTTAGTTTTAGAGGCTGAAAGAGCAGGGGCTAATATTATTGAATTAGGAGTTCCTTATTCCACCCCCTTAGCAGATGGACCTACTATTCAAAAGGCAGGTAAGAGGAGTTTAGTTCATAAGACTAATTTAAAAGATATATTAAATTTAGTAAAGGAAATTAGAGAAGAGAGTGAAATTCCTTTGATCCTAATGGGATATTATAATTCTTTTTATCAATATGGCTTAGAAAAACTGGTGAAAGATTGTGAGAAGGTAGGAGTAGATGGAGTTATTATTCCTGATATGCCATTAGGTGAAGATCAAGAGCTAAGAGAATTTAGCAATAATTTAGATATTATTTTGTTAGTAGCTTCAAATAGTATTGAAAGAAGAATTCAGCAGGCAGCAGAAAATTCACAGGGGTTTATTTATGCGGTATCTAAACCTGGAATAACAGGTGCTAGAGAGGAACTATCACAAGAGGTAGAAGGGGTAGTGGAAAAGCTCAAAAAGTTAACTGATACCCCAGTAGCAGTTGGTTTTGGAATATCTAGGCCTGAGCATGTGAGTGAGATAAGTAAATTTGCAGATGGAGTTATTGTAGGAAGTGCTATTATTAAGCAGATAGAAGAAAATATAAATTTAATAGAAGATAATAAAGATGAGTTTTTATCCCAAATCTATGATTTTATATCTGAATTAACAATAGCATTAAAATAA
- the trpB gene encoding tryptophan synthase subunit beta codes for MKKGQFGEFGGKYVPELIIPALEELEEAYDKYKDDPEFQEEFDYYMKQYVGRANPLYYAERLTKKLGGAKIYLKREDLNHMGAHKINNAIGQILLAKRMGKKRIIAETGAGQHGVATATVAAMFGMECEIFMGAEDVERQSLNVFRMRLLGAKVVPVTDGTQTLSDAVDAALKNWVERIDDTFYLLGSAVGPHPYPTMVRDFQAVIGKEAREQILEQEGRLPDYLVACVGGGSNAIGLFYPFVEDKDVKMIGVEAAGLGVDTDKHAATMAKGSKGIIHGFKTYVLQDEAGQIMPVHSISAGLDYPGVGPEHSYLKDIGRAEYVSVTDSEAVEAFQILSEVEGIIPALESSHAIAHLLKLAPKLDQDQVIIMNLSGRGDKDVYTVADKLNVEI; via the coding sequence ATGAAAAAAGGTCAATTTGGTGAATTTGGTGGTAAGTATGTTCCAGAATTAATTATTCCTGCATTAGAAGAGTTAGAAGAGGCTTATGATAAATATAAAGATGATCCTGAATTTCAAGAAGAGTTTGATTACTATATGAAACAATATGTAGGTAGAGCTAATCCTTTATATTATGCAGAAAGACTAACTAAAAAGTTAGGTGGAGCTAAGATTTATTTGAAGCGTGAGGATCTTAATCATATGGGAGCTCATAAAATAAATAATGCTATTGGCCAAATTCTTTTAGCAAAACGAATGGGTAAAAAGAGAATAATAGCAGAAACTGGGGCAGGACAACATGGTGTAGCTACAGCAACAGTAGCAGCAATGTTTGGTATGGAATGCGAAATCTTTATGGGGGCAGAGGATGTAGAAAGACAATCATTAAATGTATTTAGAATGAGATTGTTAGGAGCAAAGGTAGTTCCAGTAACAGATGGGACACAGACTTTAAGTGATGCTGTTGATGCTGCACTTAAAAACTGGGTGGAAAGGATTGATGATACATTTTATTTATTAGGTTCAGCTGTAGGTCCTCATCCTTATCCAACGATGGTTAGAGATTTCCAAGCTGTAATTGGAAAAGAGGCTAGAGAACAGATTTTAGAGCAAGAAGGAAGATTACCAGATTATTTAGTTGCTTGTGTTGGTGGAGGAAGTAATGCTATTGGATTATTTTATCCTTTTGTTGAAGATAAAGATGTGAAGATGATAGGTGTAGAGGCAGCTGGATTAGGTGTAGATACTGATAAGCATGCTGCAACAATGGCTAAAGGAAGTAAAGGGATTATTCATGGTTTTAAAACTTATGTTTTACAAGATGAGGCTGGTCAAATTATGCCTGTACATTCTATTTCTGCAGGACTAGATTATCCTGGTGTAGGACCAGAACATAGTTATCTTAAAGATATTGGTAGAGCAGAATACGTGTCAGTAACTGATTCTGAAGCAGTAGAAGCTTTTCAGATTTTATCTGAAGTAGAAGGGATTATTCCAGCTTTAGAAAGTTCTCATGCTATTGCTCATCTATTAAAGTTAGCTCCTAAATTAGACCAAGATCAAGTTATTATCATGAACTTATCTGGCCGTGGAGATAAAGATGTATATACTGTAGCAGACAAGCTGAATGTTGAGATATAA
- the trpB gene encoding tryptophan synthase subunit beta, which translates to MSVNLKSKVKGKFGEFGGKYVPELLIPALEELEEAYAQYKNDPEFQEELEYYLKQYVGRANPLYYAERLTKKLGGAKIYLKREDLNHMGAHKTNNAVGQILLAKRMGKKRIIAETGAGQHGVATATVAAMFGMECEIFMGAEDVKRQALNVFRMKLLGAKVTAVTEGTQTLSDAIDVAIRDWITRADDTFYLFGTAAGPHPYPTIVRDFQSVIGKEAREQILEQEGRLADYLVACIGGGSNSIGLFHPFIGDEDVKMIGVEAAGLGVDTNKHAATLTKGRKGIIHGSKSYVLQDEVGQILPAHSISAGLDYPGVGPEHSYLKDIGRVEYVSATDNEAVEAFQILSEVEGIIPALESSHAIAYTFKLAPTLDKDKIIIVNLSGRGDKDIYTVADKLNVEI; encoded by the coding sequence GTGAGTGTTAATTTAAAGTCTAAGGTAAAGGGTAAGTTTGGTGAATTTGGTGGTAAGTATGTTCCAGAATTATTAATTCCTGCATTAGAAGAGTTAGAAGAGGCTTATGCTCAATATAAGAATGATCCTGAATTTCAAGAGGAACTTGAATATTATCTGAAACAATATGTAGGTCGAGCAAATCCCTTATATTATGCAGAAAGATTAACGAAAAAGTTAGGTGGAGCTAAGATTTATTTGAAGCGTGAAGATCTCAATCATATGGGGGCTCATAAGACTAATAATGCTGTAGGACAGATCTTATTAGCAAAAAGAATGGGGAAAAAGAGGATAATAGCTGAAACAGGAGCAGGACAACATGGTGTAGCTACAGCAACGGTAGCAGCAATGTTTGGTATGGAATGTGAAATCTTTATGGGGGCAGAAGATGTAAAACGTCAGGCCCTAAATGTATTCAGAATGAAACTTTTAGGGGCAAAGGTAACTGCTGTAACTGAAGGGACACAAACATTAAGTGATGCCATAGATGTTGCGATTAGAGATTGGATTACTAGAGCAGATGATACCTTTTATCTTTTTGGGACTGCTGCAGGTCCCCATCCCTATCCAACAATAGTTAGGGATTTTCAATCTGTAATCGGGAAAGAGGCTAGGGAACAGATTTTGGAGCAAGAAGGCAGGTTAGCAGATTATTTAGTTGCTTGTATTGGTGGTGGAAGTAATTCAATTGGTTTATTCCATCCTTTTATTGGAGATGAAGATGTGAAGATGATAGGGGTAGAGGCTGCAGGCTTAGGTGTTGATACTAATAAGCATGCAGCAACGCTAACTAAAGGTAGAAAAGGGATTATTCATGGTTCCAAAAGTTATGTCTTACAAGATGAGGTTGGTCAAATTCTACCTGCTCATTCAATCTCTGCAGGATTAGATTATCCAGGGGTAGGACCAGAGCATAGCTATCTTAAAGATATTGGTAGAGTAGAATATGTATCTGCGACTGATAATGAAGCAGTAGAAGCTTTCCAAATTTTATCTGAAGTAGAGGGAATTATCCCAGCCTTAGAAAGTTCTCATGCTATTGCTTATACATTCAAGTTAGCTCCTACATTAGATAAAGATAAGATTATTATTGTGAATTTATCTGGCCGTGGAGATAAAGATATATATACTGTAGCAGACAAGCTGAATGTTGAGATATAA
- a CDS encoding phosphoribosylanthranilate isomerase yields the protein MTKVKICGITNLEDAQAAVDYGADLLGFIFAQSPRKINKKQVKNIQSQLPKGIKTVGVFANQPVEEVQNITDYCQLDYIQLHGSESPEYCQEFELAIIKAFRVKDEGYLDKLSEYKVDKYLLDTYHPDKLGGVGKVFNWDLALKAKEYGDIIIAGGLNSDNIGEAIKVIDPYGVDVSSGVEAKTAKKDLNKMKNFIDNAKNLK from the coding sequence ATGACAAAAGTTAAAATCTGTGGAATTACTAATCTAGAAGATGCCCAGGCTGCGGTAGATTATGGAGCAGATTTATTAGGGTTTATATTTGCTCAAAGTCCTAGAAAAATTAATAAAAAGCAAGTTAAGAATATACAGAGTCAGCTACCTAAAGGTATTAAGACAGTAGGAGTATTTGCTAATCAGCCTGTAGAAGAGGTACAGAATATTACTGATTATTGCCAACTAGATTATATACAGCTTCATGGCAGTGAAAGTCCAGAATACTGTCAGGAGTTTGAGCTTGCTATTATTAAGGCTTTTAGAGTAAAGGATGAAGGTTATTTAGATAAATTGAGCGAGTATAAGGTTGATAAATATTTATTAGATACTTATCATCCTGACAAATTAGGTGGTGTTGGCAAAGTCTTTAATTGGGACTTAGCTCTTAAGGCTAAAGAATATGGAGACATAATAATTGCTGGTGGATTGAATTCTGATAATATAGGAGAAGCAATTAAAGTAATTGATCCTTATGGAGTAGATGTTAGTAGTGGAGTAGAGGCTAAAACTGCTAAGAAGGATTTAAATAAGATGAAAAATTTTATTGATAATGCTAAAAATCTGAAATAG